In one Parvibaculum sp. genomic region, the following are encoded:
- a CDS encoding MoxR family ATPase, which produces MSNERNAPAEIEAVRKGFETRGYICNAHIATSIFLAERLQKPLLVEGPPGVGKTELAKATAELLGKPLIRLQCYEGLDEAKALYEWKYGKQLLYTQVLKEKLGDLMAGAKGLKESMTRLHDFDDTFFSEEFLEPRPLLKALWQPGGAVLLIDEIDKSDDEFEAFLLELLSDYQISVPELGTIKARTTPIVFLTSNNTREIGDALKRRCLHLYIPFPDTDLEQRIIRSRVPEVEEELRRQLVAFVQGLRTLDLKKLPAVSETIDWARTLVLLHARELDADLVRNTLNVLLKFQDDIDNVDGEINALVTKAVQAR; this is translated from the coding sequence TTGAGCAACGAGAGAAACGCACCCGCCGAGATCGAAGCGGTCCGCAAGGGCTTCGAGACGCGCGGCTATATCTGCAACGCCCATATCGCCACCTCGATTTTTCTTGCCGAGCGGCTGCAAAAGCCGCTGCTGGTCGAAGGTCCGCCCGGCGTCGGCAAGACCGAGCTTGCCAAGGCGACCGCCGAACTTCTCGGCAAGCCGCTGATCCGGCTCCAATGCTACGAGGGGCTCGACGAGGCCAAGGCGCTTTACGAGTGGAAATACGGCAAGCAACTTCTCTACACGCAGGTGCTGAAGGAAAAGCTCGGCGACCTGATGGCCGGCGCCAAGGGTCTGAAAGAGTCCATGACGCGGCTGCATGATTTCGACGACACGTTTTTCTCCGAGGAATTTCTTGAGCCGCGCCCGCTCCTGAAGGCGCTGTGGCAGCCGGGCGGCGCGGTGCTGTTGATCGACGAGATCGACAAGTCGGACGACGAGTTCGAAGCCTTCCTGCTCGAGCTTCTGTCGGACTATCAGATTTCGGTGCCCGAGCTCGGCACGATCAAGGCGCGCACGACGCCGATCGTGTTCCTCACCTCCAACAACACGCGCGAAATCGGCGACGCGCTGAAGCGCCGTTGCCTGCATCTCTATATCCCCTTTCCCGACACCGATCTCGAACAGCGCATCATCCGCTCGCGCGTGCCGGAAGTGGAAGAGGAGCTGCGCCGCCAGCTTGTCGCCTTCGTGCAGGGCCTTCGCACGCTCGACCTCAAGAAACTCCCCGCCGTCAGCGAAACCATCGACTGGGCGCGCACGCTTGTGCTGCTGCACGCCCGCGAGCTCGACGCAGATCTCGTCCGCAACACGCTCAATGTGCTGCTGAAATTCCAGGACGACATCGACAATGTCGACGGCGAGATCAATGCGCTGGTGACGAAAGCGGTGCAGGCGAGGTAA
- a CDS encoding OmpA family protein — MTKRIEGTRRAGVWRRAAALAAIAGLALAGAAQANDVDGASDHPLLKRYEDSIIIGYHTRAYDEFDIATGPHRSSASKLTDAQTVEGAHTRILYVAPEGRSTLEVMRNYRKELADAGFETIFECGGAECGNGPDAPRAGSYLITSALLKRVPLTNMGQVTQYAFSQPNDVRALTAKLDRPEGAVYVSLAIAIEGFDQFRMTAKKPLVLLDVIETGEMEQRMVLVEAAAMAKAIAETGRIALYGVYFDTDSATIKPESDATLEEIAKLLKDDTGLKLYVVGHTDSKGAYDHNMSLSARRAESVVAALTGQHGIAAARLKAAGVGLLAPVATNESEDGRALNRRVELVRQ, encoded by the coding sequence ATGACCAAGCGGATCGAGGGCACGCGGCGAGCGGGGGTCTGGCGTCGCGCCGCGGCGCTGGCGGCCATTGCGGGTCTGGCGCTGGCAGGCGCCGCGCAGGCAAACGATGTCGACGGCGCGAGCGACCACCCGCTGCTCAAGCGCTACGAAGACTCCATCATCATCGGCTATCACACGCGCGCCTACGACGAATTCGACATTGCGACCGGCCCCCACCGGAGTTCCGCCTCGAAACTCACCGACGCCCAGACCGTCGAAGGCGCGCATACCCGCATTCTCTATGTGGCGCCGGAGGGGCGTTCGACACTTGAGGTGATGCGCAACTACCGGAAGGAACTGGCCGACGCCGGCTTTGAAACCATCTTCGAATGCGGCGGCGCGGAATGCGGAAACGGTCCCGATGCGCCGCGCGCCGGCTCCTATCTGATTACCAGCGCCCTTCTGAAGCGCGTGCCGCTGACCAATATGGGCCAGGTGACCCAATATGCGTTTTCGCAGCCGAACGACGTGCGCGCGCTGACGGCGAAGCTCGACCGGCCTGAAGGCGCGGTCTATGTCTCGCTCGCCATCGCCATCGAAGGCTTCGACCAGTTCAGGATGACGGCGAAGAAACCGCTGGTGCTGCTCGATGTGATCGAGACCGGCGAAATGGAACAGCGCATGGTGCTGGTCGAGGCGGCCGCCATGGCCAAGGCCATTGCCGAGACCGGCCGCATCGCGCTTTACGGCGTCTATTTCGACACCGACAGCGCGACCATCAAACCGGAATCCGACGCAACGCTCGAAGAGATTGCCAAGCTGCTGAAGGACGACACCGGCCTGAAGCTCTATGTCGTCGGCCACACCGACAGCAAGGGCGCTTACGACCACAACATGTCGCTCTCGGCGCGCCGCGCCGAAAGCGTCGTCGCGGCGCTGACCGGACAACACGGCATTGCGGCCGCGCGGCTGAAAGCGGCGGGCGTCGGCCTGCTCGCGCCGGTCGCGACCAATGAAAGCGAAGATGGCCGCGCGCTGAACCGGCGCGTCGAACTGGTGCGGCAATAG
- a CDS encoding AzlD domain-containing protein: MDTTTLWLTIAAIGIGTFALRFSFIGLSGMLALPGPLTRALRFVPAAVLSAIILPAALRMPEGGLDIAIDNPRLIACVLAAGVAWATKSVLATLAVGMGALWALQALM; this comes from the coding sequence ATGGACACGACAACGCTCTGGCTGACCATCGCCGCCATCGGCATCGGCACGTTCGCGCTGCGCTTTTCCTTCATCGGTCTGTCGGGAATGCTCGCGCTGCCGGGGCCGCTGACGCGCGCCTTGCGTTTTGTGCCGGCGGCCGTGTTGAGCGCGATCATCCTGCCGGCGGCGCTGCGCATGCCCGAGGGCGGTCTCGATATCGCAATCGACAATCCGCGCCTGATCGCCTGCGTCCTTGCCGCGGGCGTGGCGTGGGCGACGAAAAGCGTACTGGCAACCCTTGCCGTTGGCATGGGCGCGTTGTGGGCGCTCCAGGCGCTGATGTAA
- a CDS encoding GDSL-type esterase/lipase family protein gives MTGAGPARSTDTSRARARAARFAAAILLALCIAPAHAGDCPPPPPGLQSFHAAIDAVDAGTRSYPITVLHLGDSHISLDHLTRPMRARWQARFGDAGRGLMPGVPFRYYAPDGFALSMRGPWVVVSSLLRTTEGPFGIQGFRASADGHDAVMTMTADAPFSALTLEVAGGPDTGAVMLKLGDAAPFRLSTRRAAPGLVRLTLPAAANRAALWPAGNGPVHLLGWSIAHAAPDGHAGIRYDSHGIVAATATITERWDKEIVDAQLAALTPDLVILGYGTNEGFDNGLDLDAHKALLGGLIDRIRAAAPGASLALLGPFDGARQGTGEACGDGWATPPKLGPLRETMRALAAEDGAFYWDGEAAMGGRCSVHRWAMETPPLAYTDRVHLRPDGAARLSEALWAALMGARETAKGGICRP, from the coding sequence ATGACTGGCGCTGGACCGGCCCGGTCAACTGATACTTCCCGCGCCCGCGCCCGCGCCGCGCGTTTCGCGGCGGCGATCCTACTTGCTCTCTGCATTGCGCCCGCTCATGCCGGCGACTGCCCGCCGCCGCCTCCGGGTCTTCAGTCCTTTCATGCGGCAATCGACGCGGTTGACGCGGGAACGCGCAGCTATCCGATCACGGTGCTGCATCTCGGCGACAGCCATATCTCGCTCGATCATCTGACGCGCCCAATGCGCGCGCGCTGGCAGGCGCGTTTCGGCGATGCCGGGCGCGGGCTGATGCCGGGCGTTCCCTTCCGGTATTATGCGCCCGACGGCTTTGCGCTTTCGATGCGCGGGCCCTGGGTGGTCGTTTCGAGTTTGTTGCGTACGACCGAAGGCCCCTTCGGCATTCAGGGATTTCGCGCCAGCGCCGACGGTCACGATGCGGTGATGACAATGACCGCCGATGCGCCCTTTTCGGCGCTGACGCTGGAAGTCGCCGGCGGGCCGGACACCGGGGCGGTCATGTTGAAGCTCGGGGACGCGGCGCCCTTTCGCCTGTCGACACGCCGCGCCGCGCCGGGCCTTGTGCGCCTGACGCTTCCAGCCGCCGCAAATCGCGCCGCGCTCTGGCCGGCGGGCAACGGTCCCGTCCACCTTCTCGGCTGGTCGATTGCGCATGCCGCCCCTGATGGCCACGCGGGCATTCGCTACGACAGTCATGGCATCGTCGCGGCGACGGCCACCATCACCGAGCGCTGGGACAAGGAAATTGTCGATGCACAGCTTGCCGCACTGACACCCGATCTCGTCATTCTCGGCTATGGGACCAATGAGGGTTTCGACAACGGTCTTGATCTCGACGCGCACAAGGCGCTGCTGGGTGGCCTGATCGATCGCATCCGGGCCGCCGCACCCGGCGCGTCGCTCGCGCTGCTCGGTCCCTTCGACGGCGCGCGACAGGGCACGGGCGAGGCTTGCGGCGACGGATGGGCGACACCGCCGAAGCTTGGCCCGCTGCGCGAGACGATGCGCGCGCTCGCCGCCGAGGATGGCGCGTTCTACTGGGACGGCGAAGCCGCGATGGGCGGGCGCTGCAGCGTGCATCGCTGGGCCATGGAAACGCCGCCGCTTGCCTATACCGACCGGGTGCATTTGCGGCCGGACGGCGCGGCGCGTCTCAGCGAGGCGTTGTGGGCGGCGCTGATGGGCGCCCGCGAGACGGCGAAAGGCGGTATCTGCCGGCCGTGA
- a CDS encoding alpha/beta hydrolase fold domain-containing protein, whose protein sequence is MENTVETIPLAEAAGFPRPSVWCGAAEADGPTVLYVYGGTFAMNRGPMHSVIADQVARNARGRVLMVDYRLAPEHPFPLAIEDVVATCKALLARGVPPSKLVVMGDTAGAGIALAALIALRDEGAPMPAGFVALTPWVDLTMSGGSYVENIRTGRFASDVELLAMLTIDYLQGADPRHPLASPVFGELSGLPETLIHAGADDILLDDARLLVEGLRRVGGRAHLHVWQGLPDTWQRLQPLSPQAAAALASIGQFVRRRTGATSRSAAEKQQLSDAYSRELAEFVQPHMNERFDQLFEWARDHDPDWVWHFMERRLEFGALVTQEQIEHDWLALLFADAPEAMLLLSASRHVILANRRARRVLESGGVFAHKNGRLTGADTQSEDALSVLMDQAFGLVSAGNNFGPADRYGRVANGKGEVFLLRCERIQPPADGSGAPPIALVRIFEEGRRRRIDRDALRAWYGLSPREAELAASFAEGSSLAAFARSEGLSMATVRTHFSRIKSKLGAADQAAVVGKVIRAAFG, encoded by the coding sequence ATGGAGAACACTGTCGAGACCATTCCACTTGCCGAGGCGGCGGGCTTCCCGCGGCCTTCCGTCTGGTGCGGCGCGGCGGAAGCCGACGGCCCGACGGTCCTCTATGTCTATGGCGGCACCTTCGCGATGAACCGGGGGCCGATGCACAGCGTCATTGCCGACCAGGTGGCCCGCAATGCGCGCGGCCGTGTGCTGATGGTCGATTACAGGCTGGCGCCCGAACATCCCTTTCCGCTCGCCATCGAGGATGTGGTCGCGACCTGCAAGGCGCTGCTGGCGCGCGGCGTCCCGCCCTCGAAGCTCGTCGTGATGGGCGACACCGCCGGCGCCGGCATCGCGCTTGCCGCCCTCATCGCGCTGCGCGACGAGGGTGCGCCGATGCCCGCCGGTTTCGTCGCGCTCACGCCCTGGGTCGATCTCACGATGTCGGGCGGTTCCTATGTCGAGAACATCCGCACCGGCCGCTTCGCCTCCGATGTCGAGTTGCTGGCCATGCTGACGATCGACTATCTGCAGGGCGCCGATCCCCGTCATCCGCTGGCCTCGCCGGTTTTCGGCGAGCTTTCCGGCCTGCCCGAAACGCTGATCCATGCCGGCGCCGACGACATCCTGCTCGACGATGCGCGGCTGCTTGTCGAGGGGCTGCGCCGCGTCGGCGGGCGGGCGCATCTTCATGTCTGGCAGGGACTTCCCGACACCTGGCAGCGCCTCCAGCCGCTCTCGCCGCAGGCCGCGGCGGCGCTTGCCAGCATCGGCCAGTTCGTGCGGCGGCGCACCGGCGCGACTTCCCGCAGCGCGGCCGAAAAACAGCAGCTCAGCGACGCCTATTCGCGTGAACTCGCGGAATTCGTCCAGCCGCACATGAACGAACGCTTCGACCAGCTTTTCGAATGGGCGCGCGATCACGATCCCGACTGGGTCTGGCATTTCATGGAGCGGCGGCTCGAATTCGGCGCCCTCGTCACGCAGGAGCAGATCGAGCATGACTGGCTGGCGCTTCTTTTTGCCGACGCGCCGGAGGCGATGCTGCTCTTGAGCGCCAGCCGGCATGTCATCCTCGCCAATCGCCGGGCGCGCCGGGTGCTGGAGAGCGGCGGCGTCTTTGCCCACAAGAACGGGCGGCTCACCGGCGCCGATACGCAGAGCGAGGACGCGCTTTCGGTCCTGATGGATCAGGCTTTCGGACTGGTCAGCGCCGGGAACAATTTCGGGCCCGCCGACCGCTATGGCCGCGTCGCGAACGGCAAGGGCGAGGTTTTTCTTCTGCGCTGCGAGCGCATCCAGCCGCCGGCCGACGGCTCCGGCGCGCCGCCGATCGCGCTTGTCCGGATCTTCGAGGAAGGACGCCGCCGCCGGATCGACCGCGATGCGCTTCGCGCCTGGTATGGCCTCTCGCCGCGCGAGGCGGAGCTTGCGGCGTCTTTTGCCGAGGGCTCAAGCCTTGCCGCCTTTGCGCGCTCGGAGGGACTTTCGATGGCGACCGTCCGTACGCATTTCTCGCGCATCAAGTCGAAGCTCGGCGCCGCGGATCAGGCCGCCGTCGTCGGCAAGGTCATCCGCGCCGCCTTTGGGTGA
- a CDS encoding TetR/AcrR family transcriptional regulator, with protein MNDTQVKRRQRLTRPESKVRTRAALLAAAQKVFSEGGYPGASLDRIAAEAGFTKGAVYAHFSSKEELFLELLTGTLALQVADLENILEAVRGAPDRIAEILEGFLGRFDDAGPDGRRDLPMLGMELQLESRRNPGFAVAFEKVIERHRRTLAAVIGEIFRLQGKAAPMPIEQYSGTLIAIVEGMALARAAGPSGSVGSIGLVLKILLSLEPADRPAAAEDKR; from the coding sequence ATGAACGACACGCAGGTGAAACGACGGCAGCGGTTGACCCGGCCCGAGAGCAAGGTCCGCACACGCGCGGCCCTGCTCGCGGCGGCGCAGAAAGTTTTCTCGGAAGGCGGCTATCCGGGAGCCTCGCTCGACCGGATCGCCGCGGAGGCCGGTTTCACCAAGGGAGCGGTCTATGCGCATTTTTCCAGCAAGGAGGAGCTCTTTCTCGAATTGCTGACCGGGACATTGGCGCTGCAGGTCGCCGACCTCGAAAACATTCTCGAAGCGGTTCGCGGGGCGCCCGACCGGATCGCCGAAATTCTCGAAGGATTTCTTGGCCGCTTCGACGACGCCGGCCCGGACGGCAGGCGCGACCTACCCATGCTCGGTATGGAGTTGCAGCTTGAATCGCGGCGAAACCCCGGATTCGCGGTCGCTTTCGAAAAGGTCATCGAGCGTCACCGCCGCACATTGGCGGCCGTCATCGGCGAAATCTTCCGTCTGCAAGGCAAGGCCGCGCCGATGCCGATCGAACAATATAGCGGCACGCTGATCGCAATCGTCGAAGGCATGGCGCTGGCGCGGGCGGCAGGCCCATCGGGGTCGGTCGGATCGATCGGCCTGGTTCTGAAGATATTGCTCAGTCTGGAACCGGCCGACCGGCCGGCAGCGGCCGAAGACAAGCGCTGA
- a CDS encoding MBOAT family protein, with protein MLFPTIEFGIFFLIVFTVSWAARWTPHWRKLVLLAASYFFYGWWDWRFMGLLLVSTLINYTAGLGLARTAHPVLRKLIVTFAVTGGLAILGFFKYYGFFLTSLSTLLEMVGLERDLPFMQVILPVGISFFTFQGISYVVDVYRGHVRAERSLANVMLYISFFPQLVAGPIVRAADFLPQLHRAPALTRAHVGVGTVLILSGLAKKMLIANYLATELVDPVFFDPTAVSALDLLIGVYGYAIQIYCDFSGYSDIAIGVAALLGYRFLENFNQPYRASSLQDFWRRWHISLSTWLRDYLYKPLGGNRQGEARTYRNLFLTMFLGGIWHGAAWTFVFWGTFHGAMLGIERYVRRRLDEFAPPNSEAGGIASAIGHGAQHIVGVFWTFHLVCFAWIFFRADSFSTAGSYLAGFARWSDPSQYATPFLVGLIALAMLFQFTPRDLGRWLAQGLQWLPSPILGLILGGGIWLIWAVAPEGVAPFIYFQF; from the coding sequence ATGCTTTTTCCGACCATAGAGTTCGGGATTTTCTTTCTGATCGTTTTCACGGTCAGTTGGGCTGCGCGCTGGACGCCGCATTGGCGCAAGCTCGTGCTGCTGGCCGCCAGCTATTTTTTCTATGGCTGGTGGGACTGGCGGTTCATGGGCCTGCTCCTCGTCTCGACCCTCATCAACTATACGGCCGGTCTCGGCCTTGCGCGCACGGCGCATCCCGTGCTGCGCAAACTGATCGTCACATTCGCGGTGACGGGCGGTCTCGCGATCCTCGGCTTCTTCAAATATTACGGCTTCTTTCTCACCTCGCTTTCGACGCTTCTCGAGATGGTGGGGCTCGAGCGCGACCTGCCCTTCATGCAGGTGATCCTGCCGGTGGGTATTTCGTTCTTCACCTTCCAGGGCATCTCCTATGTCGTCGACGTCTATCGCGGTCATGTGCGGGCGGAGCGGTCGCTCGCCAATGTGATGCTCTACATCTCGTTCTTTCCGCAGCTTGTCGCCGGCCCGATCGTGCGGGCGGCGGATTTCCTGCCGCAGTTGCATCGCGCGCCGGCGTTGACACGCGCCCATGTCGGCGTCGGCACGGTGCTGATCCTGTCCGGTCTCGCCAAGAAAATGCTGATCGCGAACTATCTGGCGACCGAGCTGGTCGATCCGGTGTTTTTCGACCCGACGGCGGTCAGCGCGCTCGACCTGCTGATCGGCGTCTATGGCTACGCGATCCAGATTTATTGCGACTTTTCGGGCTATAGCGACATCGCCATCGGCGTTGCGGCGCTGCTTGGCTATCGTTTTCTCGAAAACTTCAACCAGCCCTATCGCGCGTCGAGCCTGCAGGACTTCTGGCGACGCTGGCACATCTCGCTGTCGACCTGGCTGCGCGACTACCTCTACAAGCCGCTTGGCGGCAACAGACAGGGCGAGGCGCGGACCTATCGCAATCTCTTCCTGACGATGTTTCTCGGCGGCATCTGGCACGGCGCGGCATGGACGTTCGTTTTCTGGGGCACTTTCCATGGTGCGATGCTGGGCATCGAGCGCTATGTGCGGCGCAGGCTCGACGAATTCGCGCCCCCCAACAGCGAGGCCGGCGGCATCGCCAGCGCGATCGGGCATGGCGCACAGCACATCGTCGGCGTTTTCTGGACCTTTCATCTGGTCTGCTTTGCGTGGATTTTCTTCCGCGCCGACAGCTTCTCGACGGCCGGCAGCTATCTTGCGGGTTTTGCGCGCTGGTCGGATCCGAGCCAGTATGCGACGCCGTTCCTGGTTGGCCTGATTGCGCTTGCGATGCTTTTCCAGTTCACGCCGCGCGATCTCGGCCGCTGGCTGGCGCAGGGGCTGCAATGGTTGCCGTCGCCCATCCTCGGGCTCATTCTCGGCGGCGGCATCTGGCTGATCTGGGCGGTTGCGCCCGAAGGCGTCGCGCCTTTCATCTATTTCCAGTTCTGA
- a CDS encoding VWA domain-containing protein, which yields MTEVLGDFIRALRSADVRVSTSESIDAGRVVGLVGLDDRMTLRDALAQVLAKSEDEKAAFEETFDAFFAFDQFKSRPPAANDDRADAAETAEAEGGEGEDGSPQQSGSPSAPGSGGMGGEPGEGGEPSPAADLAALLERGDQAELQMALAEGARQAQLNRIRLFTQRGMFTRRIMELMGLDGLNEEIERRERDGNVAGAERLAEAREGLRGQVRDYVEKQLEIFTANSGRQLREEVLAQVRLSNIDRSDMRIMRELVRKMAKRLIALHSRRKKVSRRGVLDVRRTIRANIEFDGLMFHTVWKRTKIDRPKVMAVCDVSGSVAQVARFLLMFLYSLQEVLPGVRSFAFSGRLGETTSLFEREKLEEALVEVLREHGGGSTDYGQSFMDFEEIALDDIDHRTTVLILGDARSNYGDPRGDILKKIHARARRVVWLNPEPRTMWNSGDSEMRKLQPYCDKAVTCASLKDLERVVSELLRSAV from the coding sequence ATGACCGAAGTCCTTGGCGATTTCATCCGCGCGTTGCGTTCGGCCGATGTCCGCGTTTCGACCTCGGAATCGATCGATGCCGGCCGCGTCGTCGGGCTGGTCGGGCTCGACGACCGCATGACGCTCCGCGATGCGCTGGCGCAAGTGCTGGCGAAAAGCGAAGACGAGAAAGCCGCCTTCGAAGAAACCTTCGACGCCTTCTTTGCTTTCGACCAGTTCAAGAGCCGTCCGCCCGCCGCCAATGACGACCGCGCGGATGCCGCCGAAACAGCGGAAGCCGAAGGCGGCGAGGGCGAGGACGGGTCGCCGCAGCAATCGGGCAGTCCGTCGGCGCCGGGGTCGGGCGGCATGGGCGGCGAGCCGGGGGAGGGTGGCGAACCTTCGCCTGCCGCCGATCTCGCCGCGCTGCTCGAACGCGGCGACCAGGCCGAGCTTCAGATGGCGCTGGCCGAGGGCGCGCGTCAGGCGCAGCTCAACCGCATCCGTCTCTTCACGCAGCGCGGCATGTTCACGCGCCGCATCATGGAGTTGATGGGGCTCGACGGGCTCAACGAGGAAATCGAACGGCGCGAGCGCGACGGCAATGTGGCGGGCGCCGAGCGGCTTGCGGAAGCGCGCGAGGGCTTGCGCGGCCAGGTGCGCGACTATGTCGAGAAGCAGCTCGAAATCTTCACCGCCAATTCGGGCCGCCAGTTGCGCGAGGAAGTTCTGGCGCAGGTACGGCTTTCCAATATCGACCGTTCCGACATGCGGATCATGCGCGAACTGGTGCGCAAGATGGCCAAGCGCCTGATCGCGCTGCATTCGCGCCGCAAGAAAGTGTCGCGACGCGGCGTGCTCGACGTGCGCCGCACCATCCGCGCCAATATCGAATTTGACGGGCTGATGTTTCACACCGTCTGGAAGCGGACGAAAATCGACCGCCCCAAGGTGATGGCGGTTTGCGACGTTTCCGGGTCGGTGGCGCAGGTCGCGCGTTTCCTGCTGATGTTCCTTTACTCGTTGCAGGAAGTGCTGCCGGGTGTCCGCAGCTTTGCCTTTTCCGGCCGGCTCGGCGAAACGACATCGCTCTTCGAGCGCGAGAAACTCGAAGAGGCGCTGGTCGAGGTCTTGCGCGAGCATGGCGGCGGCTCGACCGACTACGGCCAGTCCTTCATGGATTTCGAGGAAATCGCGCTCGACGACATCGATCATCGTACCACGGTTCTCATTCTCGGCGATGCGCGCTCGAATTATGGCGATCCGCGTGGCGACATATTAAAAAAGATCCATGCGCGGGCACGCCGCGTCGTCTGGCTCAACCCGGAACCGCGCACGATGTGGAATTCGGGCGACAGCGAGATGCGAAAGCTCCAGCCCTATTGCGACAAGGCCGTCACCTGCGCCTCGCTGAAGGACCTTGAGCGCGTCGTCTCGGAGCTTTTGCGGAGCGCTGTTTGA
- a CDS encoding DUF459 domain-containing protein, with product MQENQRSRLALLMALVLPLALFWWTAVAAQPMQLTPVHVESAALVEDEAPPRAAEKPSESRRYNVVVMGDSLGDGTWAGLYHVLRQDKRFTVIKKSRVATGFSRADYYDWNEAVRDIAAETRIDIAVVVMGTNDRQPIVEKGQRHALFEPGWREIYERRVDAFTATLQATGARIYWLELPVMRSPRFGGDMAQFNEIFEERARINGVSFVRTDGLATDETGGYTAYGADRFGRTRLLRAEDGIHFTMPGYELLGERVAQAMLADVETGGGPVRVAEAPPQLRAEISAPEVPAAEQPVAQEPFVYDTSGRRPGRSDDWRWTGPVN from the coding sequence GTGCAGGAAAATCAACGGTCGCGTCTCGCGCTGCTGATGGCGCTCGTGCTGCCGCTGGCGCTGTTCTGGTGGACCGCCGTTGCCGCGCAGCCGATGCAATTGACGCCGGTGCATGTCGAAAGCGCCGCGCTGGTCGAAGACGAGGCGCCGCCGCGCGCCGCCGAAAAACCTTCGGAATCAAGACGTTACAATGTCGTCGTCATGGGCGACTCGCTCGGCGACGGCACTTGGGCGGGGCTCTACCATGTGCTCCGTCAGGACAAGCGTTTCACCGTCATCAAGAAATCGCGCGTCGCCACCGGCTTTTCGCGTGCCGATTACTACGACTGGAACGAAGCGGTGCGCGACATCGCGGCGGAAACGCGCATCGACATCGCGGTCGTCGTCATGGGCACCAACGACCGCCAGCCGATCGTCGAAAAAGGCCAGCGCCATGCGCTTTTCGAGCCGGGTTGGCGCGAAATCTACGAACGCCGCGTCGACGCGTTCACGGCGACGCTGCAAGCGACCGGCGCCCGCATCTACTGGCTCGAACTGCCGGTGATGCGCAGCCCGCGTTTCGGCGGCGACATGGCGCAGTTCAACGAAATTTTCGAGGAGCGGGCACGCATCAACGGCGTTTCCTTCGTCAGGACCGATGGTCTGGCCACGGACGAAACAGGCGGCTACACGGCCTACGGCGCCGACCGTTTCGGCCGCACGCGGTTGTTGCGCGCCGAGGACGGCATTCACTTCACGATGCCGGGATACGAGTTGCTGGGCGAGCGCGTGGCGCAGGCGATGCTCGCCGATGTCGAAACCGGCGGGGGGCCCGTTCGCGTTGCCGAAGCGCCGCCGCAATTGCGGGCCGAGATTTCTGCGCCGGAAGTGCCTGCGGCAGAGCAACCCGTTGCGCAGGAGCCGTTTGTCTATGACACATCCGGCAGACGCCCCGGCAGATCCGATGACTGGCGCTGGACCGGCCCGGTCAACTGA